ACCTCTTGTTTTTCCTAGATTTTCTAAAAACTCGAGTCTTCCTATAGAATGCTAACCTTATTTTTACACGTAATTTCTAGCTCCTCCAGCTCAGCTGGGGTCCTGCCAGGGAAACGGAGTctgaaggagggcagaggagtcCGGGAAGAAATCCTTGGCTCATAGTAGAGAAGCTGGGATGGCCAAGGGGCCCAAACCACGGCATGTTTTGGCTGTGCCGGGGTTGTAGGGACATGGACACTTAGCTACCTCCACAGGAATACCTTCTGGGTCCCTTCTAAAGCTGAGGTCTTTAAGGTAATGGATctcaaatgaaaagaacaaacagGGCACAGccttgacaccccccccccccgtgcagAGACCCCAGTTCAGCAATAAGTTTAACCCCTCTCCTGTAGAAGTCAGGCCAAGGAGGGTGAGGAGCCCCCTCTTGGGCTCCAGACCTCATATATCCCCAGAGCTTCTAACTGAATAGAATTTGCTTTACCTTACAGCTATAACCTGAGCTAAGTTTTAGGTACCCAAAAGGGGCCTGACTAGATTTTTCTGAACAGCATGGAGAGCTAGGGGCAGGCCTGAAAAAGATCAGGAACCCACCAGTCAACTAGGAGGGAGACTGAGTGGCTTCGAGACCTGGGCAGGGTAGACAGGAGACCATAAAGGGAAGGGCTCAGGCTCCGAGGCAAGTCACTTTTCCTCAGGCTCTTTCTATTTCTGGCTTGTTGCAAGAGGGGTGCCTACTCCCCTCACCCACACAGACCCCTTAGgccccaccccctctcctggCTTCGCTCCCAGGGGACGATGGGGTCTCCACTCCATGCTCTCTCCATTAAAGATGATTTATACAACTCAAATGTTGTCTGTCATCTATGGGTGGCGGGCATTGGCAGTTGCTTGGGGCGGGACCAAGTCctaggggtggggcggggaggatgGGCTGGCGGCTGCCCCCCAACAACAGGTGCACATTCCTGGGCGCCTCGtcacttcccccccccccccccgcgttgGTGAATCGAGCGAACTCACTGAGCAACCAACCGGCCGAGCTATGACCGCAggggcgctgctgctgctgctgggggcgTTGGGGGTGCCACTCGCCCCGGGTACGTCTGAGCCTctcggggcgggcggcgggggggcagTGACGGGCAGGGGTCGTGGCCGGTTACGGTGGCTTTACTGGTTGCTCTTCTCCTCCAGGCGCCCGCGGCACGGAGGTGGAGGGCCGGCTCCGCGAGAAGCTTTTCTTGGGCTACGACAGCTCGGTGCGGCCGGCGCGGGAGGTGGGGGATAGCGTGGGGGTCAGTGTCGGCCTCAGCCTGGCGCAACTCATCAGCCTGGTGAGGGCGCGCGCGGGGGTTGAGCTCGGGCCCTAGGACCGGCGGGGGGCGTGGCGGGGGCGTGGCTGGGCCTGGGGCGGAGCCAGGCCGGGAGATGGACGGGCAGTTGGCAGACCCCATTGGGTGGACGTCGGACCAATGGACGAGCCGTGGGCGTGGCTTCTGGACCGGCTGCGGGTGGAACCGGGGCTGCCGCCCTGGACTGGCTGGGGGGCGGGTCCCGGGTCGGGGTCGCAGGCTGGGGCGGAGCTTGCGGCCGCATCGGGTCGGGAAATAACGGCGGGCGGAGATGCAGGGTTGGGTGATTTACGGGCTgtgggtgggggccggggggcggcctGGTAGTTGGATTGGCTGGCGGTGTAGACCGCCGGAAGTTTCTGAGATAGAGGTGGGGCTTACACCATGCAGCATCCAGGAGGCGGGGCTTGTAGCCAAGAAAGGGGGACTCAGAAAAAGAGGGATTTCCAGTGAGAGCTTGACCCGCGGAGCCCCTTCATTTCTTTCTAGTCACATCCCCTCTactctttttaaacttttccctTCTAGAACGAGAAGGATGAGGAGATGAGCACAAAGGTGTACTTAGACCTGGTATGCAGACCCCCGCGGGGTGGGAAAGGGCGTCCCGCTGCCTTTACAATTTCCTCCAATGTCCGCCTCAGTAAGAGTATTTTCTTGCACCAGGACCTCGGAAAATATAAGAGAGACAGAAACTTCAGGAAACAATACCTATCTTTACTATGAGAGTTGCATCCCATGCTTTTCTTATTCTACTTTAACACTTTTGGGGGGCCACTAATTTGATTCCCTACCCACTAAAGGGTCACGAactgcagtttgaaaaacaccgtTTTCGTGGCTAACTAGTGCACCCTCCTCGTTTTTAGACCCAAAATTTGGGGCCCAGCTCGAGGGAAGGGGAAATTAGCTGATGGGATCCCAACGAGTAAACGTGCAGCCGTAATCAGAACTCCGACTTCCAGAACCACAGCCCAAGCCTGCCGGCTCCCCTCTTTTGtactccctccccagctccctctggACATCCCACGTCCCCTTCCAGGCTCAATCCTGGACAGCCCCTCAGCCTCTGCTTCCACAGGAGTGGACTGACTACAGGCTGAGCTGGGACCCTGCAGAGTACGAGGGTATCGATTCACTCCGCATAACGGCTGGATCCGTGTGGCTTCCAGACGTGGTGCTCCTGAACAAGTAGGGTCCTCCGCGAGACTGAGGGAGTGGGCGGGGTCTCCAGGGGGAGGGTCCGGGTCCAGGCCGAGCCCATTCCTCACCCGCAGCAACGACGGCAATTTCGACGTTGCTCTGGACTTGAACGTCGTGGTGTCCTCAGACGGCTCCGTGCGCTGGCAGCCTCCAGGCCTCTACCGTAGCAGCTGCagcatccaggtgccccggggACTCCCCCTGGGAACCCTGCCTCTCCTGAAACACTGACTCCGCAAAAACCCCATAAGCCTCCCATCGCTCCCGCCCTCCTGATTTTGCATGATTTCATCTTCTCTGTCCACTGTCACTGACATGCAGTGTTTCTCAGCGACCCCGTTTCCATTGCCCGTGGGCTCCCCTAATAACCTTCCAATTCCTCTGACCCTACTTCTCTGTTACCTGCCTACTGACCTCCCAAAGCCCCCAGCCGTGAACAGCTCTCTGGCAGCTCTGGTGACTCCCCCCTCCATCCAGGTCACCTACTTCCCCTTCGACTGGCAGAACTGCACCATGGTGTTCAGCTCCTACAGCTATGACAGCTCAGAGGTCAGCCTGCACACGGGCTTGGGTCCTGACAGGCAGGAGCTGCAGGAAGTGCACATTCATGAAGGGACCTTCATTGGTGAGTGGCTGTGGCTCCCACGTCCATGGGCTTTATGATGTCAGTTTCTAACAGGCTGACAAATATCCTCCTTCAGCAATGCCCAGGACAACCCTGTGGGGTGGGCAAGATGAGTGAGAATCTACATTTTGCAGATATGGAAATGGAGatgtggggtgcttgggtggctcagcggttgggcggctgccttcagttcagggcgtgaccccggggtcccaggatcgagtccctcattgggttcccctcagggagcctgcttctccctctgcctgtgtctctgcttctctgtgtgtgtctcttgtgaataaatcaataacatcttaaaaagggaaaaagaaatggagactcGTTCAAGTTCACCAGAGATGGGCTACCCAGCCCAGTGTCCACAGGCTAATGCCTCATCACATCAGCCCCTCGGGTCAAGGATGTGCCAGAACAAAGCCAGATCTGGCAGCAGTAAGGACAGGTTTCACATGTGCATCCCTgacttccctcctcccctctgcttcctCGCAGAGAATGGCCAGTGGGAAATTATCCACAAGCCTTCCCGGCTAGTGCAGCCTCCGGTGGATCCTAGGCGGGGCGGGGAAGGACAGCGGCAAGAAGTCACCTTCTACCTCATCATCCGCAGGAAGCCTCTCTTCTACCTGGTCAACGTCATTGCCCCTTGCATCCTCATCACCCTCCTGGCCATCTTCGTCTTCTACCTGCCACCAGATGCAGGTAAGGGAGGGAgaggcccccagccctgccttttCACCGCTTGtacagcttcttcctctccaccctGAATCCAGGCAAGGGTTTTGGCCAACGCCATCAAGGGTGGTTTGAAGGTCATCCTGCCCAGGTTTTCCCTTCTATCAGGGTCTCCTCCTAGGATCCAGGTTTCCCCTCCCACCTCAGGCTGGGCCTCCCCTCTACTGCCCTCTTCTCTCCATCCCGGGAGCTCCTGAACTCTTCCCTTCAGAATCCTAAGATCTCATCCTTGGGACCAACAAACTACTGGAGTTAGAACAACCCTCCTTTTCCCCATTCCTGGTAGcctccccacccgcctcccccaTTTTTTCAGCCACCTGCTAGTCCCTTGGCCTCTTATCTTCCTTGGAAATaatagcaacatttttccagGAGGCAGCATAATGTAGTCACAGagtaaccttgggcaaattccttCGTATGAGTCCCTACTTAATaggattattttgaggattaattgAGTTTCTTAGAACTACACCTGGTACCAAGTAAGTTCTATATAAGTGTTGGTATTAGTTTTATTATGTGTGAGCACTTGCGGTAAGTAGTACAATTAGCATGTTACATGCATTaactcctttatttccttttttaagatttatttatttattttagagctgaggggagggaagggcagagggagagagagactctcaagcagactctgcgttgagcacagagccagaagcagggcttgatctcatgacccagagactgcgaccccagccaaaaccaagagtcagaccctcaactgactgcaccacccaggcgcccctatgttAACTCAATTGTGATCTTTACAATAACTCTGTGAGGTGAGTACTGAATTGTCTTCCCACTTTAGAGAGGAGGACAAAGAGGCTGAAAGAGTTTAAGTCATTTGCCCCATGTTAGTTAGAGACAGGTAGTGTCGCCTTTCCAACCCTGGTTGGTGCCAGTCTGATTCAGAGACTGAAATCCTTAACTCTGGTATTTAAAGCTTGCTTTCCTCCTCTCTGGCACCAAGTTCTCTGTCTAGGGAAGGAAAGTGATCCAGCTCTAGAACACACTTCCAAATGTAACTTCTCCTTGCTCCCAGAGCTGGGCAAATCTTGGAACCCAATATTATAGGACTTAAGTAGAGCAGagcataaaagttttttttttttttttatttcaatacctTCCTTGAAGTTTGTGGTGCCTGTTGTATGCCACAGGAATAATCAGCCACCTGGCATATCCATATATACCTTGTTTCATTTTTAGATCCTTCAGATTGCTATTTGGTTCCTAAAAAAAGCTTCAAGGTTGGTCTATTCATTCATGCAATGATGTTTGTTTAGCATCTGTAATGGGCTAGGCCCTGGGATACATCAGTGAGTCAAAGAGACAAAAATCCTGGCCTTGTAGAGTTCATATTCCAGCGGGGAGACagtcaataaacaaatatatctaGTTGATAGTATGTTAGAAGAGGACAAGTCctaaggaggaaaataaagcaagaaaagtgGTTATAGAGAATTAGAATGGGGGTAAGGGTTACAATTTAAAATAGAagtcagggggtgcctgggtggctgagttggtttagcgtccaactttttttttttttttttagcgtccaactcttgatttcagttcagtcgtgatcccagggttgtgcgATCCATgaccagcggggagcctgcttaagattctctctctttccctctaccactgccccttccctctcattaattaattaattaattaattaattaattaattaaaatagaatagtcaggggcatctggctggttcagtccatagagcatgtgactctcgttCTAGGGGTTGTAAGTTGAACTCCCATGttaagtgtagagattacataaaaataaaatcttaaaaaaaagtggtcaGTGAATgcctcaataaaaagaaaatatttgatcaATATTTGAACaaagaggacacctgggtggctcagtctgttgagcatctgcttttggctctggtcgtgatctcagggtcctgggtttgggggagcctgcttctctctctccctctgctcctcccccctactcatgctttctctctctctctcaaataaataaacaaacaaacaaataacaaaatatttaaaatatatatcatatatttgaaTAAAGAATTGAAGGGAGCATTGGCAGTTGCTTGGGATGGGACCAAGTGAACGACCCTGGCAGGCAGAAATCTGGGGGAATAATGTACCAGCTGGAGTTAACAGTGCATGCACTCACTGAGGGGGACCTTCACTGACCCTCAAGGGGGAGTGAGCCTCACATACTCAGGAAATAGCCAGGATAACTGAGTGATATAAGCAAGAGGAAAACAGTAGGAGATCAAGTCAGACAGATAATGGGGAAAGCCTTGTCAACCACActgaggactttggcttttatgcTAAAGAACGTGAGAGGCCACTCCAAGGTTTTGAGAAGAGAAGTGATATGATCTAATTTACATTTTAGCAGGATCTATCTGGCTGCTCTGTTGAGAACAGTCAGCAGGAGGAAATATTATTAAGGCCTCCACTTTGCTTCATCCTAACTCAGAGCTGAGGTGATGGCTGtttgtatgaatatattttgaagatagagccAGTAGGGTTTGCTATGGATTGGATATgggatgagagagacagagagaggagtggAGAATGACTAACAGGATTTTGGCCTGAGTTCCAGGAAAGATGGATTTCTCATTCATGAAATGGGGGAGACAGTGGGAAGGGTTGGTGATCAGGGGATTAGGTTTGGGATGTGTTAATTTGAGATGTCTACTGGCTGTCCAAGCAGAGAGTTTAGATCAGCAGGTGGCTATAAATCTGGAGTTTAGGAGAACAAATCTGGGCTGGAGGTTTAATTGTAGGAATCATCTGCATGCAGTTGGCCCTTCCAGAAGCCTGTCCTTGAGTGGGCTGGAAACACGGTCACTGATTGTGCCACGAAAATTGCCTTCTGGCAAAGTCTAATGTTTCCGCCTTCTTCTCTGCCCTGCAAGGAGAAAAGATGGGGCTCTCCATCTTTGCCCTGCTCACCCTCACTGTGTTCCTGTTGCTGCTGGCAGACAAAGTTCCTGAGACCTCCCTGTCTGTCCCCATCATTATCAAGTACCTCATGTTTACCATGATCCTCGTCACTTTCTCCGTCATCCTGAGCGTTGTGGTCCTCAACCTGCACCATCGCTCACCCCACACCCACCAAATGCCCACTTGGGTCCGCCAGGTAAGATGTCCTCCTCCAATCCATGTTAATCCTCCGTCCTAGCATTTGTCTTTTTGCGCAGGTGTGGCTCCTGCAACCTGCCTACCAACTTCATAGACCTGAGGGAGAACTACAACTCCTGGTAGAGTGTTCAAGTGTTAAGGCCTGTTGGGTGTTGAAACGTTGCACAGTTAATTTTACCCCCCTGACATTTGTCATGCCACAGATCCCATATTTTCTTCGTCCATACTGCCCATTCTGGGCTGCAGGGAAACATTCTCAGGGTCAGGTTCTATCAGGGTGGAAGCCTTCGGgactccccccccgcccccgggccagGACGCCTCCCAGGCCACTCAGGAGCTCTTGATGTGATGTGTGGTTGCACTTCCTTGTCTGGGTAGCTGGGAGGGACGCGCGCACGCAGGCGCGGGGATAGGACCGGTGGGCTGCTTCCCTTCCCGTCGGAAAGCatgagagccccccccccccgccaacacGCCTTTCTACTCAGCAGATCTTCATCCACAAACTCCCTCTATACCTGGGTCTGAAGAGGCCCAAACCTGAGAGAGACCTGATGCCGGAGCCACCTCCCGTAGCCCTCAGGGATTCTCCAGGAAGTGGCTGGGGTCGGGGAACAGATGAATATTTCATCCGGAAGCCACTGAACGATTTTCTCTTCCCCAAACCCAACAGGTAGTACCCACTCCTCCCAGTCGCCTacgaggaaaggagagagggaactACAGTTCCCAGAAGCCTGTGCAGAGGCAGGCGGCTTAGGGTCCCGGAAGATGCCCTTGAGCATCACGGGAATCGTAGTATCCCTTCCGCCGCCAACTTTGCTGAAAGGCGGACAGTGGAACGTGTTGAGATGGGAGGAATTGCGGAAGGCAGGAGAGATCGCCGCCGGCGGGGAGAGCCTAAAGGGCCTTCTTACGTTCTGAAAACTAATGAGTGTCGGAGGAGGGAGTCGGAACGGAGCCCAGAGCGTGGCCAAACTGTCCCGCCTCTTCCAGATTCCAGCCTGAATTGTCTGCCCCGGACCTGCGGCGACTTGTCGATGGTCCAAACCCGGCTGTGGGCCTGCCTCCCGAGCTACGGGAGGTCGTTTCCTCGATTAGCTACATCGCTCGGCAGCTGCAGGAACAGGAGGACCACGACGCGGTAAGTCCCATGAGGGCTGAGCGGGGCGGGCCCGGCGGgcccgtggccccgcccccaTCGCCCAATCTTGCTTCTGATTGGAAGCTTGCCTCTTTGGTCCCGCCCCTGTCTTCCGACTGGTTCCTCACTCCGTCCAGCGGCCGCAGTTTCGTTTTCCTCGACCCAGCGGCCCGCCCCTGCGTCCGATCCGTAGGAGGACGAGGGCAAGGGTACAGGGCAGGCCTTCCCCTGGGGGTCTGGAGCTCAAAAAGAGTTTACGCTGCCTACCCCCAGCTGAAAGAAGACTGGCAATTTGTGGCCATGGTAGTGGATCGCCTTTTCCTGTGGACCTTCATCATCTTCACTAGCGTTGGGACCCTCGTCATCTTCCTGGACGCCTCCTATCACTTGCCCCCTGCGGACCCTTTTCCTTGAGGACAGAGGGCCAAGAGCCAGGACCTCGCAGCTCCACTTGGAATCCAGTCCTCTCACACCATTGCCTTGGTGGGGAGAGCGCCCAAGTGGGACGGGGCGGGCGGAAGCCGTGGCCCCTCCAGAAATGCACTGTTTTCTGGTTTCTTGTAGAAGTTTCTTTGGAGAGTAACACTAGGTTGCCGGTAGAATGGAACAAAGATCAAGAAGTAGACTGTACGCCCTACCTATGAGGGCAGGAactgtgttttgttcactgtaaTATCCCCAGCGCCTAGCACGGGTCCTGACCCATAGGATAGCAGGTGcttaacatttgttgagtgattagggaattttttcttttctttctttctgggaagGAAATGCACCAATGAATAGTGCCTGTGTTTGCATGTTGGGACTAGTGgtcattctctttgtttttacctTCTTGTAACATATTGTTTTCGGATAAGTGTTATCCATaggatttttttgaaaagttatttctaaaagGATGCATTTGTAATGAgagctcactttaaaaaaaaaaagcaaaaaacaacctTCAAATTCCAGCTTTGGTGCTCAAACTTTGTATAAGGTACTGAACCACTCTCAGCCTAAGATTCCACCAttgtaaaatgaggctaataataGTATCTGCCCCCTAGTCTGAGGATCATATGAGAAGATGGGAACAAAAGCAGTACAGGGTATACATCAGAGGTTGTAAGCTGGTGTGCGTGTTTGGCCTGTGTTGTTGGCCTGCACAATTTTTAGTGTGTTAGCCACTTTAAAAATTTGGATATTGAGCAGAGAAATttggatttctggcttctctggggaaaagaaaaaattttttaaactatgtaacACCGGGCCTGATTACCCTGATGAGTGGCGGCCCACGCTGTCAAGGTATGTGTACCAGAATTTCTCCAAGCCCCCACCCACCTGACCagcttttctcattttacttgtCTGCCCCTCCATAACATTATACAGAAtcaaggggaggggagagggggatgaGAAGTTGAAGACAATGAGAGGCTAGGAGTGGAGAAAGACAGGTGATTGTGTCTCATGACCATGGCTCATTTTGCAcctgtttcttttcaatttggaGAGGGGGCTGCACCAGGTCTAAGGCGCAGGGGGACATGAGGCTCTTGGGCCCAGCAGGGTGTGTGAACTGGACTGAGTTAATGTTTCAGCCTGGAGGTCAGACCAAAGTCAGCTTGAGCTCTGGTGGCTGCAGCCATTACCATGAAGTACGCAGGGTTGCCAAGCCCTCACACCTCCTCAGCTGCTGGAAGCTGTGCCCTCGGAGGGATCATACAGCCACAGCCCCCAGGATCCCTGGGGGACAAGGGAAGCGTGTCCCTGTCCAGCCGACCCACCAGCCACGCAAAGAAGTGCACTTGGCATCCCACTGCAGAGCACAGTTTGTTTGTCTTGTTGGTTTATTGGCCTAGAGAgttggacacacacacaaatgcggAGATAAATATTGGTCAGTTTCTCTAAATCTGGGTCCTCACTACGTATAGAGCTACAGTCTGTAGAATTCTAACCCTTGCGTGCTGTGGCACAGAACCAGTGGCCTTTCCACTCCACCATCACCCTTCTCCCCAGGGAACATGGGCAAGGAGGGCACAAACTGACAAGACTTGAGTAATTTTCAAAAAGACGAAATGGCAAAATCCCAAATTTCCAACATCTGAAATTCACAATATTCACGTTCCCCAGCTTTGGATACATATGTTTTAATCTCCAATTTGCCACAATCTCGTTTGTTGCCCAGAACCACCAAATTCTGGAAACTACCTTCCTAAAACAGG
This window of the Canis lupus dingo isolate Sandy chromosome 5, ASM325472v2, whole genome shotgun sequence genome carries:
- the CHRNB1 gene encoding acetylcholine receptor subunit beta isoform X2; translation: MTAGALLLLLGALGVPLAPGARGTEVEGRLREKLFLGYDSSVRPAREVGDSVGNEKDEEMSTKVYLDLEWTDYRLSWDPAEYEGIDSLRITAGSVWLPDVVLLNNNDGNFDVALDLNVVVSSDGSVRWQPPGLYRSSCSIQVTYFPFDWQNCTMVFSSYSYDSSEVSLHTGLGPDRQELQEVHIHEGTFIENGQWEIIHKPSRLVQPPVDPRRGGEGQRQEVTFYLIIRRKPLFYLVNVIAPCILITLLAIFVFYLPPDAGEKMGLSIFALLTLTVFLLLLADKVPETSLSVPIIIKYLMFTMILVTFSVILSVVVLNLHHRSPHTHQMPTWVRQIFIHKLPLYLGLKRPKPERDLMPEPPPVALRDSPGSGWGRGTDEYFIRKPLNDFLFPKPNRFQPELSAPDLRRLVDGPNPAVGLPPELREVVSSISYIARQLQEQEDHDARPQFRFPRPSGPPLRPIRRRTRARVQGRPSPGGLELKKSLRCLPPAERRLAICGHGSGSPFPVDLHHLH
- the CHRNB1 gene encoding acetylcholine receptor subunit beta isoform X1, yielding MTAGALLLLLGALGVPLAPGARGTEVEGRLREKLFLGYDSSVRPAREVGDSVGVSVGLSLAQLISLNEKDEEMSTKVYLDLEWTDYRLSWDPAEYEGIDSLRITAGSVWLPDVVLLNNNDGNFDVALDLNVVVSSDGSVRWQPPGLYRSSCSIQVTYFPFDWQNCTMVFSSYSYDSSEVSLHTGLGPDRQELQEVHIHEGTFIENGQWEIIHKPSRLVQPPVDPRRGGEGQRQEVTFYLIIRRKPLFYLVNVIAPCILITLLAIFVFYLPPDAGEKMGLSIFALLTLTVFLLLLADKVPETSLSVPIIIKYLMFTMILVTFSVILSVVVLNLHHRSPHTHQMPTWVRQIFIHKLPLYLGLKRPKPERDLMPEPPPVALRDSPGSGWGRGTDEYFIRKPLNDFLFPKPNRFQPELSAPDLRRLVDGPNPAVGLPPELREVVSSISYIARQLQEQEDHDARPQFRFPRPSGPPLRPIRRRTRARVQGRPSPGGLELKKSLRCLPPAERRLAICGHGSGSPFPVDLHHLH
- the CHRNB1 gene encoding acetylcholine receptor subunit beta isoform X3 — its product is MTAGALLLLLGALGVPLAPGARGTEVEGRLREKLFLGYDSSVRPAREVGDSVGVSVGLSLAQLISLNEKDEEMSTKVYLDLEWTDYRLSWDPAEYEGIDSLRITAGSVWLPDVVLLNNNDGNFDVALDLNVVVSSDGSVRWQPPGLYRSSCSIQVTYFPFDWQNCTMVFSSYSYDSSEVSLHTGLGPDRQELQEVHIHEGTFIENGQWEIIHKPSRLVQPPVDPRRGGEGQRQEVTFYLIIRRKPLFYLVNVIAPCILITLLAIFVFYLPPDAGEKMGLSIFALLTLTVFLLLLADKVPETSLSVPIIIKYLMFTMILVTFSVILSVVVLNLHHRSPHTHQMPTWVRQIFIHKLPLYLGLKRPKPERDLMPEPPPVALRDSPGSGWGRGTDEYFIRKPLNDFLFPKPNRFQPELSAPDLRRLVDGPNPAVGLPPELREVVSSISYIARQLQEQEDHDALKEDWQFVAMVVDRLFLWTFIIFTSVGTLVIFLDASYHLPPADPFP